The following proteins come from a genomic window of Galactobacillus timonensis:
- a CDS encoding TnsA endonuclease N-terminal domain-containing protein has protein sequence MRQISDETRRKQHRGEGHGRTYKPWILPREIHGLSTTVNYHDAKAGRTVSLLSQGELNIYLCLQWQDNVADIREQYPLPLTDTEAIAEYYGLRHPAHAGKNIVMTTDFLVDLNDGRQFAVSVKPDQSEIDDRRTDEKLFIEKKYYESQKIPYYVVFKTDIPANTAKNLRLVMKYYSLDDVHSRRDMVLHLIAHKRILTDMNVCQLPIKELESAFVPNGEAFEKLRKEELV, from the coding sequence ATGAGACAGATCTCTGATGAAACACGGCGGAAACAGCATCGTGGCGAAGGACATGGCAGAACGTACAAGCCATGGATTCTGCCAAGAGAGATCCACGGCCTGTCAACTACCGTTAATTATCACGACGCAAAAGCCGGCAGAACTGTCAGTCTGCTGTCACAGGGAGAGCTGAATATCTATCTCTGCCTTCAATGGCAGGACAACGTTGCGGATATCCGTGAACAGTATCCCCTGCCGCTGACGGACACAGAAGCTATTGCAGAATACTATGGTTTGCGGCATCCGGCACACGCAGGAAAGAACATCGTGATGACAACAGACTTCCTGGTCGATCTGAATGACGGACGTCAGTTTGCTGTATCGGTGAAGCCGGATCAGTCGGAAATTGACGACAGAAGAACAGATGAAAAGCTGTTTATTGAGAAGAAATACTACGAGTCACAGAAAATTCCCTACTATGTTGTCTTCAAAACAGACATTCCTGCGAATACTGCAAAGAATCTGCGGCTTGTCATGAAATATTACAGTCTGGATGATGTGCATTCCCGCAGGGACATGGTGCTGCATCTGATTGCACATAAACGGATTCTGACGGATATGAATGTCTGTCAGCTCCCAATAAAAGAACTGGAATCGGCATTCGTGCCGAATGGAGAAGCATTTGAAAAGCTGAGGAAGGAGGAGCTTGTATGA
- a CDS encoding DegV family protein, whose translation MENYKIVTDACSDIIPEYADKEGILVIPMEVAMTDGYKFKATYDNSEFPLDDFYKKVESGVMSSTTAITPQTYLDFFRPLLKEGFDILYNCFTSGMSSTYNNSLLAQQQLQEEFPDHKLIIVDSRGATGGMGYQSYFAALNRDEGMSIEDNAQWLEDTKLHINYTWTVSDLNHLRRGGRLSNIAAFAGTLLQLKPVGDIDNEGRLVGMGTARGRKSSLKRLADIMAARIDTSVDKPVLICHCACPEDAEELKQRVLETGKTKNVIIGRVGPVVGTHLGPSGITLYYFCDHRGGLK comes from the coding sequence ATGGAGAACTACAAGATTGTGACCGACGCTTGCTCGGACATTATCCCGGAATATGCGGACAAGGAAGGGATCCTTGTCATCCCGATGGAAGTCGCCATGACGGATGGCTATAAATTTAAGGCTACCTATGACAATTCGGAATTTCCGCTGGATGACTTTTATAAAAAGGTCGAGAGCGGTGTGATGTCTTCTACTACCGCAATTACGCCGCAGACTTATCTGGATTTTTTCCGCCCGCTTCTGAAGGAAGGGTTTGATATTCTCTACAACTGCTTCACATCCGGCATGTCTTCGACCTACAACAATTCGCTGCTTGCGCAGCAGCAGCTCCAGGAAGAGTTCCCGGATCACAAGCTGATCATCGTTGATTCGCGCGGTGCGACCGGAGGAATGGGCTATCAGAGCTATTTCGCTGCCCTGAACCGTGATGAGGGTATGTCGATTGAAGACAACGCTCAGTGGCTTGAAGATACGAAGCTCCATATCAACTATACGTGGACTGTTTCGGATCTTAACCATCTGCGCCGGGGCGGACGTCTTTCCAACATTGCGGCCTTTGCCGGTACGCTGCTGCAGCTGAAGCCGGTCGGCGATATCGATAACGAGGGACGTCTCGTTGGTATGGGTACGGCCCGCGGGCGCAAGTCTTCCTTGAAGCGGCTTGCGGATATTATGGCGGCGCGCATCGATACGTCGGTGGATAAACCGGTTCTGATCTGCCATTGCGCATGCCCGGAAGATGCCGAGGAACTGAAGCAGAGAGTACTGGAAACCGGCAAGACGAAGAACGTCATCATCGGCCGTGTGGGACCGGTCGTTGGTACACATCTTGGCCCCAGCGGCATTACGCTCTACTATTTCTGCGATCATCGCGGCGGCCTCAAATAA
- a CDS encoding AAA family ATPase, giving the protein MKFDFKYQYATDVPKGGNQYLIGGSLDADTIVDAKYIRSNIAPGNPYVEALPRFLTPEQLVVANNRAIPLPTDEQIAAMDKYDKEEAVEQLSDIRFPLSFHGDFEREFHNAIVTSYRRRKLIYDEGIDVHYVMGNQDQIMHHKMTARNMSDSIEGISMLGTSGCGKTSCVNMTLSHYPQVIMHHPSSDYHFPQIVYLVVVCPHESSFKNIYDAIAAQIDLALGNINPVYQAKMAKKKMIGDKVAYCAQLIDLFGIGMIIFDEIQQMSRHSTSSSSVTSLLTLENNTNVAMSVIGTDDAFYDLFSERHTARRFSTYINANGYCNDRELFDLFMANLFSYSWTDIPIDISQEALDASYEITGGRLGTMVKLAKYVQLDAINAGSGVQMINADFIRNTAKNRHVDVFKEARAKEKYKDAKTEKAIQANFPLLNSVEQNEKQDETKKRMSEASKDSRNIQLIEMKRNVVKKLSDKYTAAKVEKVFNDIVMLPENASITEDEAVTAVQQRLEHNDAKAAAKQEGKKRRPDSDAMQDEILATRDNIGSILGKADA; this is encoded by the coding sequence ATGAAATTTGATTTCAAATATCAATATGCCACGGATGTACCCAAAGGCGGCAATCAGTACCTTATAGGCGGCAGCCTTGATGCCGATACAATTGTGGATGCCAAATATATCCGGTCAAACATTGCACCAGGCAATCCCTATGTGGAGGCGCTTCCCCGCTTCCTGACACCGGAACAGCTTGTGGTCGCTAACAATAGGGCAATTCCTCTGCCGACGGATGAGCAGATTGCGGCCATGGACAAGTACGACAAGGAAGAAGCAGTGGAACAGCTTTCAGATATCCGCTTTCCTCTTTCCTTCCATGGCGACTTCGAGCGGGAATTCCATAATGCGATTGTGACTTCCTATCGCCGCAGAAAGCTGATCTACGATGAAGGAATTGACGTGCACTACGTCATGGGGAATCAGGATCAGATCATGCATCACAAGATGACCGCCAGGAACATGTCAGATTCCATCGAAGGAATTTCTATGCTCGGCACTTCCGGCTGCGGCAAGACTTCCTGTGTAAATATGACGCTCAGCCACTACCCGCAGGTAATCATGCATCATCCATCATCGGATTACCATTTTCCTCAGATTGTCTATCTCGTTGTTGTCTGCCCTCACGAATCGAGTTTCAAGAACATCTATGATGCGATTGCTGCACAGATCGACCTGGCGCTCGGCAACATCAACCCTGTATATCAGGCAAAGATGGCCAAGAAGAAGATGATCGGAGACAAGGTCGCCTACTGTGCACAGCTGATTGATCTGTTCGGCATCGGCATGATCATCTTCGATGAAATCCAGCAGATGAGCAGGCATTCCACCTCTTCATCTTCCGTTACTTCTCTTCTCACCCTGGAAAACAATACGAATGTGGCCATGTCTGTCATTGGCACAGATGATGCCTTCTACGACCTGTTCAGCGAGCGTCATACCGCCCGCCGGTTCTCTACCTACATCAACGCCAATGGATATTGCAATGACCGTGAACTGTTTGATCTGTTCATGGCAAATCTGTTTTCCTACAGCTGGACTGACATTCCGATTGATATCTCGCAGGAAGCACTGGATGCCTCCTATGAAATTACAGGCGGAAGGCTTGGAACCATGGTAAAGCTGGCAAAGTATGTCCAGCTGGATGCGATCAATGCAGGCAGTGGCGTTCAGATGATCAACGCTGACTTCATCAGGAATACAGCAAAGAACCGTCATGTGGATGTATTCAAAGAAGCCCGGGCAAAGGAAAAGTACAAGGATGCAAAAACTGAAAAGGCTATTCAGGCAAACTTCCCGTTGCTGAATTCCGTGGAACAAAACGAAAAGCAGGACGAGACAAAGAAGCGGATGTCTGAAGCATCAAAGGACAGCCGGAATATTCAGCTCATCGAAATGAAGCGGAATGTCGTAAAGAAGCTTTCCGATAAATACACTGCTGCCAAAGTAGAAAAGGTATTCAACGATATTGTCATGCTTCCCGAAAATGCATCAATCACAGAAGATGAAGCTGTGACAGCCGTACAGCAGAGGCTTGAGCATAATGACGCAAAGGCAGCCGCAAAGCAGGAAGGAAAGAAACGACGTCCTGATTCCGACGCCATGCAGGACGAGATTCTTGCGACAAGAGACAACATCGGGAGCATTCTTGGAAAGGCTGACGCATGA
- a CDS encoding DDE-type integrase/transposase/recombinase: MNEKIMVRDILTDPKTGEQWRVIFHNGDIAVIVKMNVSSLQIKSITVKTIMDRLSDKTLEVSADDITIISPRKLSPRTREKFLSDKSIAEDISKAYGPTFLNLVGKQKKDEFVKIAEQHDAAKSTVWKITRLYLQGGLSDAALIDGRYKKAAPAVKTRVRKPGRKSAYGLDQGKLLTETDLKLFDQMVAMRTKPDGSAHGQTWDYLYHYMLDKYYSSDITADDGSVVRILLPANQRPTYNQFYHYVRQHAPKKALTVADTSAFEENNQHRLHTGSAKTNLIGPGDCFEIDACEVDAALVSRTNPSQAVGRAIVYIIIDVWTSMIMGVSIAFDNNSVVGLTNAIYSLALNKHELCSRYDITFEDDRLWPTGYKPLKFRVDHGSDFISKDFNRIAEELNVDIDTVPVMNGSMKGTVEHIFHMINQETGIPLIMHGKITKRYDSKHHKQAVMTIEDYTKIVLSFVLSHNSKYMVSKLKSEGQIEAGVRPIPAELWTYYCDNFNYPRMLPDDESLRYTLCVPAKAVISSDMPGFCVNGLYYECDLYQVNADRYRHQRTRQYYAIRIDPRNTSYIYILDDDNHPVREKLIASIPENNSYRDMTWKRYEYLRKAGKIMDKQNEAYRQEHKIALNRTVESIVDSAASRHEGITNNTKDMVPARSEEKEAISVEHSLAKDASVPIVPEQNASPDSAKGNTSSHIIVGSKITMEERKRQIEEIARRKM; the protein is encoded by the coding sequence ATGAACGAGAAAATTATGGTCAGAGATATTCTGACAGACCCGAAAACAGGAGAACAGTGGCGGGTGATCTTTCATAACGGGGATATTGCAGTCATCGTGAAGATGAACGTCTCCTCTCTGCAGATCAAATCCATCACAGTAAAAACCATCATGGATCGGCTGTCAGATAAAACACTTGAGGTAAGTGCTGATGATATAACAATCATTTCACCTCGCAAACTTTCGCCACGTACACGAGAAAAGTTTCTATCCGATAAATCCATTGCTGAAGATATATCAAAAGCTTACGGGCCAACCTTTCTCAATCTGGTTGGCAAGCAAAAGAAAGATGAATTTGTAAAAATTGCCGAACAGCACGATGCTGCCAAGTCAACTGTATGGAAAATCACACGTCTGTATCTTCAGGGCGGATTGTCAGATGCCGCTCTGATCGATGGACGCTACAAGAAAGCCGCACCAGCAGTAAAGACAAGAGTCAGAAAGCCCGGGCGGAAATCAGCATATGGCTTAGATCAGGGAAAATTATTGACTGAGACAGATCTGAAACTGTTTGATCAGATGGTTGCCATGAGAACGAAGCCGGATGGATCCGCTCATGGACAGACATGGGATTATCTTTACCACTACATGCTGGACAAATACTATTCCAGCGATATTACCGCTGATGATGGATCTGTAGTTAGAATTCTTCTTCCAGCCAATCAAAGACCGACTTACAACCAGTTCTACCATTATGTACGGCAGCACGCTCCCAAAAAGGCACTTACTGTTGCTGATACCAGTGCATTTGAAGAGAATAACCAGCACAGACTGCATACCGGATCAGCAAAGACGAATCTGATTGGCCCTGGTGATTGTTTTGAAATCGATGCATGCGAAGTCGATGCCGCACTTGTTTCAAGAACCAATCCATCGCAGGCAGTTGGACGTGCTATCGTCTATATCATCATTGATGTATGGACTTCCATGATCATGGGCGTTTCCATAGCTTTTGATAACAACTCTGTTGTCGGTCTGACAAACGCCATTTACAGCCTGGCTCTGAATAAGCATGAACTGTGCAGCAGGTATGATATTACGTTTGAAGATGATCGTTTGTGGCCGACAGGTTACAAGCCTCTGAAATTCCGTGTCGACCACGGTTCTGATTTCATTTCAAAGGATTTCAACCGGATTGCTGAAGAGCTGAATGTTGATATTGATACGGTTCCTGTCATGAACGGTTCCATGAAAGGTACAGTGGAACACATCTTTCATATGATCAATCAGGAAACAGGAATCCCGCTGATTATGCACGGAAAAATCACAAAGCGCTATGATTCCAAACACCATAAGCAGGCAGTCATGACCATTGAGGATTATACAAAGATCGTCCTGTCCTTCGTGCTTTCTCACAATTCCAAATACATGGTCAGCAAACTGAAGTCTGAAGGACAGATTGAAGCAGGAGTCCGGCCTATTCCGGCAGAACTCTGGACATACTACTGTGATAATTTCAACTATCCCCGGATGCTTCCGGATGATGAATCGCTCAGATACACACTGTGCGTACCTGCAAAAGCAGTCATTTCCTCTGATATGCCAGGATTCTGTGTCAACGGTCTTTACTATGAATGTGACCTGTATCAGGTCAATGCAGACCGCTACAGGCATCAGAGAACACGACAGTATTATGCCATCAGAATTGACCCAAGGAACACATCCTATATCTACATTCTTGATGACGATAATCACCCGGTTCGTGAGAAACTCATTGCCAGCATTCCAGAGAACAACAGCTACCGTGACATGACATGGAAGAGATACGAATACCTCAGAAAAGCCGGAAAAATCATGGACAAGCAGAACGAAGCATACCGTCAGGAACACAAGATCGCCCTGAACAGAACAGTAGAATCAATCGTTGATAGTGCAGCATCCCGGCATGAAGGGATCACCAACAATACAAAGGATATGGTTCCTGCCCGCAGCGAAGAAAAAGAGGCAATTTCCGTTGAGCACTCTCTTGCCAAAGATGCGTCCGTTCCAATTGTGCCGGAGCAGAACGCATCGCCTGATTCTGCAAAGGGAAATACATCCAGCCACATTATCGTCGGCAGCAAGATCACCATGGAAGAAAGAAAACGTCAGATCGAGGAAATCGCCCGGAGGAAGATGTAA